The Pyrus communis chromosome 9, drPyrComm1.1, whole genome shotgun sequence genome has a segment encoding these proteins:
- the LOC137745325 gene encoding zinc finger CCCH domain-containing protein 36-like, protein MDTRKRGRHEGGGFHSNGGFKKNKQELESFSTGVGSKSKPCTKFFSTAGCPFGESCHFLHYVPGGYNAVAKMMNLAPAPPPPRNIPGPPSHSNGSNSSGVKSRICSKYNSPEGCKFGDKCHFAHGEWELGKPLAQSHDDPRAMGPGPGRMGNWMEPHLAGPASSFGASSTAKISVDASHAGAIIGKGGVHSKQICLQTGAKLSIRDHESNPNLRNIELEGTFEQIQQASAMVSELIATVSTSGPGKAPGGGGGGGGGGGRGAPAPPRSNYKTKLCDNFTKGICTFGERCHFAHGAAELRKSGV, encoded by the exons ATGGATACTCGTAAAAGAGGTCGACATGAAGGTGGCGGCTTTCACTCTAATGGCGGCTTCAAGAAGAACAAGCAAG AATTGGAGTCCTTTTCAACTGGTGTAGGAAGCAAATCGAAGCCATGCACCAAATTTTTCAG CACTGCTGGATGTCCTTTTGGTGAGAGTTGCCATTTCCTGCACTACGTTCCTGGAGGTTACAATGCCGTAGCTAAAATGATGAATCTGGCGCCTGCTCCTCCACCACCTAGGAACATTCCTGGCCCACCATCCCATTCCAATGGATCCAATTCATCTGGAGTTAAATCACGCATATGCAGTAAATATAATTCTCCTGAAGGCTGCAAATTTGGTGACAAATGTCATTTTGCTCATGGTGAGTGGGAACTTGGCAAGCCTCTTGCTCAGTCCCACGATGATCCTCGTGCCATGGGACCTGGTCCAGGCCGTATGGGTAATTGGATGGAGCCACACCTGGCAGGCCCTGCATCTAGCTTTGGTGCCTCATCTACAGCAAAAATCAGTGTGGATGCCTCACATGCAGGAGCCATAATTGGGAAGGGTGGTGTGCATTCGAAGCAGATTTGTCTCCAGACAGGAGCCAAGCTTTCAATCCGGGACCATGAGTCAAATCCCAATCTCAGGAACATTGAACTTGAGGGGACCTTTGAACAGATTCAGCAAGCTAGTGCCATGGTAAGCGAGCTAATTGCGACTGTTTCAACCTCTGGCCCTGGAAAGGCtccaggaggaggaggaggaggaggaggaggaggcggcCGAGGAGCCCCAGCCCCTCCCAGAAGTAACTATAAGACGAAACTATGTGATAATTTTACCAAAGGGATTTGCACCTTTGGAGAAAGATGTCACTTTGCACACGGGGCTGCTGAATTGCGGAAGTCTGGAGTGTGA
- the LOC137745737 gene encoding late embryogenesis abundant protein 46-like, whose product MQSGKNTMESMKEAAANVAASATSGMEKTKATVQEKVEKMKSSDPVEKDMAARKKEERIVKAEVNKREAMEQNAAARRDVAVATGYTATGAGTGTRTYSTTGAAGQPTGTHQMSAVPGHGTGQPAGQVTEGVVAEAHPIGTNTGTGRTTGHNTNVGGNATNYGTGGTYS is encoded by the exons ATGCAGAGTGGGAAGAACACGATGGAGTCAATGAAAGAAGCAGCTGCTAACGTAGCAGCCTCTGCCACGTCTGGCATGGAAAAGACCAAGGCCACCGTGCAAGAAAAg GTGGAGAAGATGAAGTCCAGTGACCCTGTTGAAAAGGACATGGCGGCCcgaaagaaagaggagagaatcGTCAAGGCCGAGGTCAACAAGCGTGAAGCGATGGAGCAAAACGCGGCGGCTAGGCGGGACGTGGCAGTGGCTACCGGCTATACTGCAACCGGTGCTGGCACCGGGACCCGCACGTATTCCACTACTGGGGCCGCAGGGCAGCCGACTGGAACTCACCAGATGTCCGCAGTTCCCGGTCACGGCACCGGGCAGCCCGCGGGCCAAGTGACGGAGGGTGTGGTGGCGGAGGCGCACCCTATTGGGACCAACACGGGTACGGGTAGGACAACAGGACATAATACTAACGTAGGTGGGAATGCAACCAATTATGGGACTGGTGGGACCTATAGTTGA